One Primulina huaijiensis isolate GDHJ02 chromosome 8, ASM1229523v2, whole genome shotgun sequence genomic region harbors:
- the LOC140982562 gene encoding MA3 DOMAIN-CONTAINING TRANSLATION REGULATORY FACTOR 2, translated as MFQKSTMNFKEMSNDHIKDVKSPRSQKEMQTSVDTLSTSPRTPKGIHTPSPGSPRSLRSPRSPGSLRKNSRHSFSGRDGRPKKGGCGGKGTWGGLLDTEDGHVIDPHDPNYTSHEEEDKSIPRTNPKFEEFKKKATVIVEEYFDNDDVISTADELRELEMPSYNYYFVKKLISMAMDRHDKEKEMASILLSKLYGDVVDSPQLYKGFQKLVESADDFIVDIPDTVDVLALFIARAIVDDILPPSFLTKIVNNLSKDSIGFDVIKRAEKGYLSAPLHSERIERRWGGNKNKTVQDLKIKIDDLLKEYVASGDIKEALRCIKDLNVPHFNHEVVKRVLIMVMENRQAESCLLELLRRAAEEGLINSSQISKGFGRTIDLVDDLTLDIPNAKLLLQSLISKAASEGWLCASSLKSLSSNTGRQSVEDDKVEAFKKKAGSIIHEYFLSGDVSEVIRCLESENRSFLSALNAIFVKKLITLAMDRKNREKEMASVLLTSLCFPSDEVVTGFTMLIESAEDTSLDIPVVVEDLAMFLARAEVDEVLTPKHLEEIGNQFFEPNSVGNKVISMALSMLKVRLSGERILRCWGGGGSYKNGWTIEDVKDKIERLLEEFECGGDMREACRCVKELGMPFFHHEVVKKCLVTLMENKNERVWSLLRECYSIGLITTHQMTNGFGRMAESLDDLALDVPDAKKQFKNLVKRAENEGWLDPSFCNNRSKVVLDNGFC; from the exons ATGTTTCAGAAATcaacaatgaatttcaaagaaatgTCCAATGATCATATTAAAGATGTAAAGTCGCCAAGGTCTCAGAAAGAAATGCAAACTAGCGTGGATACACTATCAACCTCACCTAGAACTCCAAAAGGAATACATACTCCCTCCCCAGGGTCACCAAGATCTCTGAGGTCCCCTAGATCCCCTGGGAGTCTGCGCAAGAATTCAAGGCATTCCTTTTCTGGAAGAGATGGTCGGCCTAAAAAGG GCGGATGCGGGGGAAAAGGAACTTGGGGAGGTCTGCTTGACACAGAGGATGGCCATGTAATCGACCCTCATGATCCAAATTACACAAGCCATGAG GAAGAAGACAAATCGATCCCTAGAACAAATCCAAAGTTTGAGGAATTCAAAAAGAAGGCTACGGTTATAGTAGAGGAATATTTCGACAATGATGATGTTATCTCAACTGCCGATGAATTAAGAGAACTAGAAATGCCAAGCTACAATTATTATTTCGTCAAAAAGCTCATCTCCATGGCCATGGATCGCCAtgacaaagaaaaagaaatggcTTCCATTTTATTATCTAAGCTCTACGGTGATGTCGTTGATTCCCCACAACTTTACAAAGGTTTCCAAAAGCTCGTTGAATCAGCGGACGACTTCATAGTTGATATACCAGATACAGTCGATGTACTAGCTTTGTTCATTGCTCGTGCAATAGTGGATGACATACTCCCACCCTCGTTCTTGACAAAGATCGTGAATAATCTCAGTAAAGATTCTATAGGATTTGATGTGATCAAAAGGGCCGAAAAAGGGTATCTGTCGGCCCCTTTACATTCTGAAAGGATCGAACGCAGATGGGGTGGAAACAAGAACAAAACAGTCCAAGATTTGAAGATTAAAATTGATGACTTGTTGAAGGAATATGTTGCTAGCGGTGATATTAAAGAGGCTTTGAGATGTATAAAGGATTTGAACGTTCCACATTTCAACCATGAGGTAGTTAAAAGGGTGCTTATAATGGTTATGGAGAATAGACAAGCTGAGAGCTGTTTGCTTGAATTGCTCAGAAGGGCTGCTGAAGAAGGGCTGATCAATTCAAGCCAGATATCGAAGGGCTTTGGTCGTACGATTGACTTAGTCGACGATTTGACGTTAGATATACCGAATGCAAAATTGTTGCTGCAGTCTTTGATCTCAAAAGCAGCGTCAGAGGGTTGGTTATGTGCCTCGTCTTTGAAATCCCTGTCATCTAATACGGGTAGACAGTCAGTTGAAGATGATAAAGTTGAGGCATTCAAGAAGAAGGCAGGCTCGATTATCCATGAGTATTTTCTGTCTGGTGATGTTTCTGAGGTTATTCGCTGTTTGGAGTCCGAAAACAGGTCATTCTTGAGTGCACTAAATGCTATTTTCGTGAAGAAACTAATCACATTAGCTATGGATAGGAAGAATAGAGAGAAAGAAATGGCTTCTGTTCTGTTAACTTCATTATGTTTTCCATCTGATGAAGTTGTGACCGGCTTCACCATGCTGATAGAATCGGCTGAAGATACTTCCTTAGACATCCCTGTCGTAGTTGAAGATCTAGCTATGTTTCTGGCAAGGGCAGAGGTGGATGAAGTCTTGACCCCAAAGCACTTGGAAGAGATTGGAAACCAGTTCTTTGAACCAAATTCAGTGGGAAATAAGGTTATTTCAATGGCATTGTCCATGTTAAAGGTTCGGCTTTCGGGGGAACGTATTCTAAGGTGCTGGGGTGGTGGAGGGAGCTATAAGAATGGATGGACTATCGAAGACGTAAAGGACAAAATCGAAAGATTACTAGAAGAGTTTGAGTGTGGAGGTGATATGAGAGAGGCATGTCGATGCGTAAAGGAACTAGGAATGCCATTCTTTCATCATGAGGTCGTGAAGAAATGTTTGGTGACCCTTATGGAGAACAAGAATGAGAGGGTGTGGAGTTTACTGCGTGAGTGTTACAGTATCGGGCTTATAACGACGCATCAAATGACAAATGGGTTCGGGAGAATGGCGGAATCTTTGGATGATTTGGCTTTGGATGTGCCAGATGCgaagaaacagttcaagaaTTTAGTGAAGCGAGCCGAGAATGAGGGATGGCTGGACCCCTCATTTTGTAACAACCGGTCGAAAGTTGTTTTGGACAACGGGTTTTGCTAA